The following coding sequences are from one Chelonoidis abingdonii isolate Lonesome George chromosome 4, CheloAbing_2.0, whole genome shotgun sequence window:
- the TMEM217 gene encoding transmembrane protein 217 — protein MMIILCPGGFCGMSPKAGATVAAVYMILVTNMYLIFEVGHLERAMMDMAQIKPFNLTKVGKMLPYCYYTAITLAVMTYPVCVFLIYSVHKRLYMGMFAYVAWITFYDLANCLVVALAYRISKEAWFSLSPLEWFGLATRIPMDCFWLAFVVTYALMIIESKGQGRMSLRVRRISRNVSEPPRFRLGSTARKGV, from the coding sequence ATGATGATCATCTTGTGCCCGGGGGGGTTCTGTGGCATGTCTCCCAAGGCTGGGGCCACTGTAGCTGCTGTCTACATGATCCTAGTGACCAACATGTACCTGATCTTCGAGGTTGGCCACTTGGAACGAGCAATGATGGACATGGCACAAATCAAGCCCTTCAACTTGACCAAAGTGGGGAAGATGCTACCGTATTGCTACTATACAGCCATCACGCTGGCCGTCATGACCTACccggtatgtgtcttcctcatcTACTCAGTCCACAAGCGGCTCTACATGGGCATGTTCGCCTATGTCGCATGGATCACCTTCTATGATCTGGCTAACTGCCTCGTCGTGGCCCTGGCTTACCGGATCTCCAAAGAAGCCTGGTTTTCCCTCAGCCCCCTGGAGTGGTTTGGGCTGGCCACCAGGATCCCCATGGATTGCTTCTGGCTCGCCTTCGTTGTCACGTATGCCCTGATGATTATTGAAAGCAAAGGGCAAGGAAGGATGTCGCTCAGGGTGAGGCGGATCTCTAGGAACGTGTCAGAACCACCCAGGTTTAGGTTGGGCTCCACTGCTAGGAAAGGCGTGTGA